In Zingiber officinale cultivar Zhangliang chromosome 8B, Zo_v1.1, whole genome shotgun sequence, a single genomic region encodes these proteins:
- the LOC122014303 gene encoding tobamovirus multiplication protein 2B-like: MEANSGSGGRRVDGSAKARVVEQISQAVQSTSNLLRLMQESSPSQVQLAKLPKNLLAKVSTIKNTGHVLEQLPRVISSLDAYIESSLHSATQLMPVTQLLSNMQNSQLKHAFPASRQGEEPKEIESAKIDEA, from the exons atggaaGCGAACAGCGGCAGCGGAGGCCGGAGAGTGGACGGGAGCGCCAAGGCAAGAGTGGTGGAGCAGATCAGCCAGGCGGTGCAGTCGACCTCTAATCTCCTTCGCCTCATGCAGGAGTCGTCTCCTTCCCAG gTTCAATTGGCAAAGCTGCCAAAGAATCTCTTGGCCAAAGTATCTACTATTAAGAACACCGGGCAC GTCCTGGAGCAACTGCCTCGTGTCATTTCTTCCTTGGATGCTTACATAGAAAGCAGCTTGCATAG TGCTACGCAGCTGATGCCTGTCACCCAGTTGCTTTCTAACATGCAAAACTCTCAGCTCAAGCATGCATTTCCAGCCAGTCGGCAAGGTGAAGAGCCAAAAGAAATCGAGTCAGCAAAAATCGATGAAGCCTAA